DNA sequence from the Pungitius pungitius chromosome 3, fPunPun2.1, whole genome shotgun sequence genome:
CCAGCAGTCCGTCTGCGCCCCCGTCACGACGAGCTCCGAAACTTCCGGACCGTGTTCCTTTGCGATTCGGGATCCGcccgctgtgatgtcatcacttgGCCCGCCGCGGCACCAGAACGCTCCTCCAAGGCATGACATCACCGCGACGCGAGTCGCTTCAGGTCCGCTGGCCGGCCCGTCTCTGCGATGTCATCGTCCCCGAATGCCCCAACGACTGGAAGCCTCGCTGGGCGGCGGCCGTCAGATGTTTGACGGCCGCCGCCCTCGGTTGGTGCCGAGTGAGGCCCGCAGCCTCGGCTCTCTGGCCCTGGGGAGGACGGAGAGCGACcatttttaaagcaaatttCGGCTTTCGGCGTGATTCTGGGGCATTTCACATTTGTTTGGGCTGTGGGGGCGAACCTGTAGTGCTCGTTGAAGTCCAGCCTGAAGCTGAGGAAGCGCAGACTCTCGTCCGTGCTGGTCATCAGCAGCACCAGGAACTGCTGGACGATGCTCtgtgggaagagagggggggggacatgtgtgagagggagagaagccgATTGGCTCTAAGAGGAACAGCTGGAACGGCTCCGGCGCTGCTACCTGGTAGAAGTGGGTGAGGATGCGGAGCTGCGAGCGCATCTTTGGTATGGTGTCCTGGAACTCCTGgatcctcttcttctcctccgctTCCTGTTCCGCCGTCACTCCCCACTGCCCCTGAACCGACAGACGGGACACGGGTCACTTTGAAATCACCTCGCGCTTTCCTCTTCGCAGCATTcaagactcctcctcctcctcccccacctcctcctcccgttgCTGCTTCCTCTCTTCGAACTGCAGGCGCAGGGCGAGCTCTTCCAGAGCCGAGCGGTAGAGGGAGTCCTGGGCGCTCTGAAACTCGATGATCTGGTCGAATATGGCCCTCAGCTGGTTCAAGAGAGACTGAAAGGACGGACACAAACTGAGGTCAAGGGAGTgagcgggctgacgggggggggggcggcagagaAGAACAGCGCGCGTGTTACCCTGCTGTTGTTGTCCAGCAGGCATCTTGAGATGACGCTGTCCAGGAACATGTCGTGGGCGGCGATGATGTGGTCGAGGTCCTGAGCCTGTTGCACCCGGTTCCACAGCTCGTCCCAGGAGCACTCCAGCACCTGCACAAACGACCATGTGGCCCTTTTGATTAAAAAGTCTCATGACTcggaaaattattttatttactgaCTTTACACAAGGGGCGAAAAGCATCAGTCCACCTTAAAATGACCTCTTCAGTCGCCGTTTCAAATtcagtttaaccccccccccccccctgaaagttACTCTCGTACTCTCGTAACTCTGTTTCATGCAGCGTTGCGTTTAACACACGCGGCAGaatttttactctttttttactttggacttttttttttttttttactcgagTTTTACGGCCTGCGAGCGGAGCAGAGCCGCTAATGGTCTGACCTCAAAGGTGATGTAGTACTGCATTTGGTGGATGAAGTGGACCATCTCGGAGGCCAGGATGTGACACTGATGCAGCACGCCGGACAACTCTGGAGGGCAAAAGAGCAGTAAAGAGGCAGGTAAAAGCCGAGCTCGTCCTTCAAAGACACGCACGCATTTATGGATACACTACAGCcatcttgtgtttgtgtacccACCGGGCATTGTTTTGAGCAGCTTGGCATTACACATCTGTCCCTTCCAGATGTCAGTCAGGGTGTACTCcatcctcttggccctccacaGGAAATTGAACACGCGCAGGTAGTGGCCCATGCACTCCCTTGTGAACacctaaaacaaacacaagatgtATTAATATGCGACAGCAGCAGCCACAAATGGACAATGTATTGGGAATTGTGTGTGTTACCGTAGCAATGGGCCCATCCACATGGTAGTCCAGGCTGAAAACATCCCAGCCTGTATCGCCAGGGGACACCTGGATTCAACAAAGtaattgatgtaaaaaaaaactaaattaaaaatgatgtcAGACACAGACAAACTCGTTACCTCCAGCAGGCGCACATCCAGCCTCTTGAGGATCTCCGCGTGGTCGTACTGGGCGTTCGTGGCTCTGACCGCCGTCTCCAAGATGCCCGTCAGGTTGTGCTGGTACAGCGTGGTGGCAGGACGCACCAACTCCGGTCTGGGACACGAGGACACCGTGAGGCGATCGGATTCAGGCGTACGAAAGCAGCCGATCAACGTGtcgacgtgtgtgtgttgcttacTTCAGCAGGTCCATGAGGTGTCTGATGAAGTCTCCCTGGCCCAGCAGCAGGTATCTCCTCATGGCCTGCAGGTGCTCAAGCAGCAGGTAGTTGCGGTTGAGAACGTCCAGCAGGTATTTGCTGGTGTCGAAGTAGGCGGCGTCGATCTTCTCCTGAAACGCCCCCTCGAGGTCTGAGAGCAGCTCTGCAGCTGTgaggagaccaaaaaaaaaagaaggggctGTAAGTCCTAGTTTGTAACTGGAAATAGGATGCGTTCTATTAATACTGCTTTCAGGAGCGCCACgggtggaggacgaggagacgcAATGTCCTTCAGCGGACGCGGTAAGATTGGCGGATCAAACCGGCCCCACAGACCCGATCAATAGAACACAGCTAAGTACGCCGCAAAGGAGGAGCACAAGGCCGGCGGTAAGAGCTCATCGATCCCCGTCCGGTCGCCCGGCGTCAATACGGCGACGAAAGATTTCCAATGACGCCAGAAACGACGGCCACTTCTACGTATTCCCGCTGTGACGTGACGCAGACCATCTAAGGCCTGATTGTACCCGGCAACCGAGCAGGGGGAACCGAGCGAGACCCTCACCGTCTTTGGGCGTGTCCGCCGAGGTGGAGGCCGGCGTGATTTTGCCCGGTGGCGTTGTGTCGTGACAGACCTGATGCAGGAAGTTGATGGATTTACCGATGAGCAGAACCTAgtgggggtggagagggggatGTTACTAAAAGTAAACATTGTCTTGTAGTTGGTTCTGGATGTGTAGAATACAGAGACGTGTGTACCTTGCGGGCCTGGTCCATGGTGATGAACGAGGGGATCATTGACTTCCTGAGGGAGTACTTGTCGTGCCAAAGGCGATCCGTCTTCACGTTGGGATCCGATGCTACAAagaactacaacaacaaaaaaagatatcGTCTGATCACCGAATCATCTTCTGACACCTTCGATGAgagtgaagtaaaaaataacGCGTGTCGTTAACGAGGGCAACGACTAGTAAGTAGATCTGTGACAgcataaagaaaacacacacacacacgagtaacGGCAGagaaccatttaaaaaatgtgagttAAATAAGATGCAGCTTACTTTGTGTCTCATGGTGCTACTTAAAACTCCCGTATTTCCTCAGTAATTACAGGTGTTTATGTTTATGACGGGTGTTTTAAcagaatgtgtgagtgtgtgagagagagagatccacagggcactctctctctcctctaaaAGGTATAATAACTTTGTCTCATTCTTCTTTAACGCAGCACTTAAGACCAAAGTCCAGTGATGACTAACTGTTAATGcggcaaactgtgtgtgtgtgtgtgtgaagctgaaGCATCCATTACACTCCTCTCATCAGTCCTCATTGAAGAACCTGTCctgcctctcttcccccccctccctccctcccccctcagtaATGTTCTGTCTCTCCGGGGTCAAACGTCAACAGACCACCGCGTTGCCTGGCTGACTTTTGGAGAAGTGGgacgcttctctctctctctcgttgagCTCGGGACGCCCCAGTCAGGGCTGAAAAGCTCAAGCGCGTACCTCGTGGTAGGTGTCTTCCAGCTCTCCGTCATAGATCCACCTGTACAGGAAGTTGAGGATGGGGTGCGACACCAGGCTGAGGATGTGCTGAACCAGCGCCCGCATTTGCGGGTCGCCCGTCTTCCCGTAGGAGTGGACGGCGGAGGCCAGCTCGCCTCCTTTCCGACCTGAAAGCGCacaggaatgaatgaatgaaacgcACCGTTAATACTCAAATTGTGCATTAAACGcactaaatacaaacacacacaccttggcaGAAGTCGACGAGGGCGGCCAGCGTCTTGAGCCGGACTTTGGGGTCGTACATCCAGACCAGGAGCCTCCTGAGGGTCAGACCGCTCTCTGGGCACACGGCCACACCCTGCTCGTCCTCCACCTGCAACTAAATCACACACAACCGAAGCGGTGACATCATCCGCCGGCCTTTCCTTAGCCTTGCATGCCTCCCAGTCTGTGTGATCGGTGTACCTGCGAGTGGAGGACAGAGAGCAGCCGGTAGTACTCCTTCAGCTCCTGGTGGAGCGAGGCACAGAAGctctgaggagagagaggggggcagAAAGATGgctgtcagcggggggggggggatgagaaagGAGAAGGCTTCACCAGGTGAACGCGGACTCACCTGTCCGACCAGTCCGAAGGCCCGGTCCAGGCTGCGGGCGTCGGTGTACTTCCTGACTTTGTTGTGGAGCCAGCCGAGCTCGGCCAGCCGGCTGCTGGTGTCCCTCAGGGACTTgcacagcaccacctggtggGACACGGCGCACGTTACAGCACATCTGTGTCCTGCGATCGGAATATTCCTCCTCGCTTTGCAATAACAATTTGCTTCATTTTTTACATAGCAATAGAGCTGCATAATACACATATTTTGAGTTGGTTGAACCTATATATCGTCCCCGTAAAGGTGTGTGCCGCCGCCTCGTAgtaacagatgtgttttttttcctgctgagtAATGTTCACATTTCCCGACACATAAAATCTCAAAACCTCTTATCCCGAGAGCTGTACGAGGGGGAAGGTAAGTGGCCAAAATATCTCAGTGGCTCCGTGTCCATCAGGTCGGTGACAGGCGATCGACCACAAGTCTATGTTTAGTCCCACTGAGAGGCTGTGTGACGGGTGATATCTAAGGCCTTCCCATTGATGACTCTGGAGAGGACGATGAAAAGCGGCaagtgggaggggagggggggtgggggggcatcaTCAAAAAATTGACCGGGCACAGAAAAGTGAGGTCGATGTGGCTCGGAGCCGAAAAGCTTCCCATTGATCTGTTGAATAACTTTTAATGTCCAAATCAACAACAGCGGTTTTGTTGTCATCTTGTCCACTCGGCTCACTTCTAACTTGTAGAGAAAAAACACGTAGACAAACTCATGCCAATAGCTGACGAACAGCCTGTGTGAACgtaaaaaacgaaacaaaaaagCACGCTCTCGGTGCGATGCCGCGctgttttcctgttttacttattgtaagtcgctttggataaaagcgtcagctaaatgacatgtaacgtgAACGTAATGTAATGATGCCTGTTCAAAGCCTCACCTTGCTGTCTGTTTTGTAGCAGTTCTCCTGGGCGCTCATCTTGATGAACTTGCCATCGATTCCCTGGAAGACGTAGAGGATGTCCCGCACCAGCGCCGCCTCGCTCACCTCCCCTGCGCCGACCAAGTAACCGCACATTAGCAACACGGGTAATGCCCTCGGCTACGAAGGGAGAAAATTAGGGGTCGCGGTGCGAGTTAAGGCTATGAAGCGCCCTTCACCGTCTGGACGGGGACGGGCCGCTCTGGAGGCGGGGGCCGGGGGTCCGAGGGGCAgtcgggtggccagagcggacgAGGGGGAGCAGCTCACAGGGAGGGCCCAGGCCAGCCGAGAGCCCAGGGGCAGacccaccgctgctgctgctgctgctgctggctgaggGGCTTGACTGaagaaccacaaacacacaggacacacagacTTACTGTTGAGGGTCTGACATCTGCATAACACCAACATCTGGCTTTTGCTTCGAATTGGCCGCTTGCATAGAAACTCAACAGAAGCCTCGGCGTGCTCTTTTGTTGAACAAAGGATTTGTCCTTTCAAGACTCAAAAGGTGAGCCGCGGCGAGCTTAATGGTGATTTGTAACTGGAGGACTCCTGCATTATTAAAGGGGATTAAATGGAATGAAACGGCCTTCTGACGCCCCGTAAAACACATTTCCAAGAGGTCGGACTAAGAGGCAGGTTTATTTCCTGGTGCTAATTGATGCTTCCTACATCTTTGGCCGAGTGGTTTCGCAGGACAACCGCCGGATAAATAACTCTGCTTAAAAGAAAGCAGCGGGCAGATCACCGGGCAACTAGGGAGACCGTCGGCCCGgttggttggagggggggggggggggggggtggtgctcaCCTGGCCAGCAGAGACTGCGGCGTTGCCGTGGGTCCGTTCAGCGTGTAGACCCCCAGGCTGGAGATGCCGCTGGTCCCCACGCTGGCTGACAGGCCGGCGCTCCTCTCGGCGTAGCCCAGGGCCAGGCTCTGTGGGCGGGTGCAGTAGAAGGGGGTGGAGTGGGCGTCCCGGGGGAGGGCCTGGGCAAAGAGCGCGCCGTAGTTCCCCACCTGAGGAGGACGGgacccggtgggggggggggtcagtgtcgGCCACGGGCTTTATTGGGACACGTTTATTCAGCGTCTTCGGGAGGAATGCGTGACTCACCCTGCCGGCGGGCTTGCGGGGGTCTTCAGAGAGGCTGAGCAGCAGGTACAGAACCGACCAGCGATGCTTCAGGACACTCTGTCAAGCCGGGAAAAATAGATTGCGTCAGCTAGCCATCGTCAGAAAGAGTTGGTGGAGTAGCACAAGGAAACACAGGAACCAACCTGCGTCTGAAGCTTTCTGTGGAGCTCTGAGAACAACGCGGCGtctgcttctcttctctgctTCAGCACTGCAACAGCATCCAGAGCAGAGTAATGAGCAAAGAAACACGCCCCTACAGGAGGCCTATTTGCGACTTGAAAATGGTTGACTTAAAGTGCAGAGTAAGGAAAAAGGTCGAAAAATGCAATGGTGAGGAACTTGAATTCACAGATGTCAATAGCCTGGTCCTTGATTTTTACGGCGACTCCattaccttaaaaaaaaagtccacctGCAGACTGGGGGTAACTTAATATTCTGTTCCGTAAGTGCAATGCTATTTGTTTAATCTTCTTTGTCAAAGCTTGGATCAATGTTTTCCCACTAATGCCACTGTGAAAGTCCACTGGGATTGGCCTTTATGGTGCactaaagatttttttttgtgcagttgCCCAAACGGGAAAAAGGCACagtgcacatttaaaaaaaaaaacacctgtcaATAACAGAGAAGGGCCCGGAACGCGTCGTCATTGGCGGACAGTGTGCGACCAGGGAGGCACTTACTTTCTTTCTTGATCTTCTCCGACACCAGGAACTCATCCCGCTCAATAGAGGGGGCGTAGTTGCTGCCGATGACGCGCACCGCATACTGGAACTGGTGGGCCACTtcagctgcagaagaagaagaaaactgatGACTCAAAAGGTCAAAGATCACCGCAAACAAGCAGGACTTTGGGGCAAGTTGTGCctccaaaaaaaagatgtaCGTGCAGAACATAATGCATCAGTAGGTACCAGGATACTTCTGTGAGTGGCCTTTTTCTTTAAAGTGCGTTATGAATAATGGGATAACATTAGGGTGACTAACGCTGGCTGCAAAGCTTTTGGTGTCCGATCACGGAATTatgactttaaaaaacaacaacaacaacaactaggCTGGTTGTTCTCTCTGATCACCGCCTGCGTCCCATCAGAGGCCTGCATCCAGTAACCGTGCAAACAGTGGTGGTCACCACGAGAGCTAGCAAGTCTCTTTAAAAGCTGCAGTAAACAAGGGAGCACTTtcttaacaacaaaaaacagccatCGGTGGTTTGTAGTGACAGCTGGTACCACAAAATGTCGAGGGgggttattttattatattgagTGACAGCTACGCGGGACCTAGCCCCGCTAACGTTACGTCTAGCACGGCTAGTGACATCGAAATCGATGTATGTCTCATTTATAATCAGTCTTGTATTGAAATGTGTGCTTGCTCGAATGCAAGGTGGCCGACAAATTAATAACATGTTTTCTCCAATTCGGCGTACGTCCGGAGGACCTCGCAGTTTTAATTTCAGCAGAATTCCCACCGTTTTCTACTACTTTACGTCACTACTACACAGAAGGTTCGTCCGGCTCGAGCAGTGGAAAACGTTTAATTATTGTCAAAATATGAAATGCACGGCGGAGAAACGATGAGCCGAATTTCCCAGGAGACCATAACGATTCATCCGATGACTTTACATTGTGTGTAAAACGTGGACGATCAGCGCTGTGGAGAGCAACGACAAATAGCGGATTTTTTAAACGAGGTCCGCTATGACATCCCCTGGACTAGCGCGCAGCACGCTAGCGTTGACGTTAACGGATGTACCTTCGCTTTTCCCCGTGATTCTGCAGCAGAGGCTCTGTAGAAGCACATTGGGTGATTTCTGATCCAAGGCCGCCATACTGTCGCGGCGTATGTTGCGTTTCTTCCTCGCTAACTGAATAAATGGCAGTGAATAGTCTGAACTAACTCAGGTCTTCCACTACGAACGGCGCCATTTTGACGAGTTAAATGAAGCTAGCAGGACGCAGGAGGAATATGATGACGGGGAGCCACTCAAATCCTTCAAAGTAAGAGCATGGGATTTCTCATCAGGTAGGCAAAGGTCTGCTTGATATTCTAAAGGATGAATGAAAGTGGGTAAATTTAAACACTTGGAAAAAATACTGACTAGATTTTATGTTAATTAATACCATGGTTGTGAGTCAGTGATAAAGAACACCATAATCTCTATAATGTAGATCTGTTTGTAGATTTCTATTTCTTCATCATTTCTAATTTGTTTAGTCACACATTACTACTAAATAATGATTTGTCTGGAATATATGCATACcaatatatacagtaccagtcaaaagtttggtcaaacgtttgaacacattttctcattcaattccatgagaagtgtgtccaaacctttgcaTATATGCATTACAACAATGTCAATatgccattttaaaataattacatttcatcAATTTAAGATGAAtgcaatataaaaaataaataattgatcgGTTAATTTAAGCATTTTAAATTACTTTGTACTGTAACCAAAGATTAAAGGGGAATTTATGTCGAAGGTTAAAACCGGATATGGTAGCAGTTGCTATAGTAACTTTGACGATAGCGTCCCAACAGAACCCGCCGAAAAGCGTCTCCAGGAAGCACACGAtggacaaatgaataaaaacatcccCCCTCGGAAACAAAGCACCAGAACTCATAGTTCTGACCTTTCTGAAGTCACCAACAACAAATCAACGTTTACAAACTGCCGATGACTTAGTAATGCATtagttattttatattatttacgGAAAATATATCTGGAATGAAGACAATTATTTGAGCAAATCTAcgttttatttgtctttctgatcattaaaacaaatcaaagcCGTCACAAAGTTTTTGAATGGGAACGTATTAATCTTGAACAAAATAATTGATATTTTTAGTTTAATGATTTCAGCACCGTCTGGGTGGACAGCACCAGTTGAGTGTCCAAAcctggacaacacacacacacacacacgtgcataatATAATGTAATGCACCATTTAaagcattgtattttttttcaactaTTTATTTTTGGATGCACCAGTCACacgctacaacaacaacaactaaaaaaaaagttaactgAAACGTCCAATCAatcactaaaaaaataaaactagaGTGCGCATGCGCTCACCTAGAGCGAGCTGCACTACCTGGCTCCCTGTGACGTAGATGAGAGAAAAGCTGCTTTGGCCGAAGAATGTTATTAGTAGACGTCTGAAGGCTTAGAGGAAGAGAAGCAAACTAGTTTCCTCCCAGTCTCGTGGGAGGAGGAGCCCGCTCGTCTGTGCCCGTGTGagccgaacacacacacacacagcctccccccctccccgggtcCTCCGGAGCCTCTCGCCGTCCCACGGTGGTGCCTTCAGAGTCTACTACGAGGTTGTTTTTGCAGCAGATTTTTCTTCAACCGAgcccttttttaaattattattcacCTAAGAATATtagggagtaaaaaaaaaaagaaccatggacaaaggagtaggtttagaaAGAAGTTAGCGACAACTCGCGCAAAGTCCCCTTCGGAGCAAAGAAGTCGCGTCCGGTGAGGAGAGGGGCGCGATGGGGATGGATTTCAGCTCTCTGAGGACCCTCATcagcagatacgtgagttttcTTTGCCACATCCTCCGTGTCCACTTTCCGATCTCTGCAGACCAGAGAGCTTAACAATGATAAGCAGGAAgtgatttttttatattgttttaccaCGATTGCCTTTGAATTCCTGGGAAACAGGTGACTCATCCGGATTAAGTTTCACTCGCTAAAAGGGAGCGGGAATAATCTTGTTGGGAAACGATCGTGGGAACTGAACGTATATTGACCCATCGCGTTCAAACACACTGTCAGTACAACATTACGAACGGTGTTTAACTAGAGAAGGTGGAGTCGTGGTCACCGGTTGTTATCGGGTTGTAACGAAATATTCTTCATGACAGAACATGCACAGCAATTATAACCCACCTAAACAGTATGACACGTCCTGTAGAAGAATGTCATTTGTGTCAAATGTGTAACCTGTCATCAGACACAAATGAATTGATACAATAAAACTGTATAAACTCGTAAATATTCAGCAAATACACCTGCAGATCTGTTTTATaattacaaaatattttatatataggCTGTTAGAATCCCTGCTGTGGCGCTGTCATTGATCTGGATAACGTGCTTTAGACCTACGGGTTCGGGCTAGGGTTAGGTAAGAAACATTCCCCGGATGCAGAGAGACCCGCTGAGCGCTCGAGACGAGGCTCACGAGCAGTTTATGTTTTTATCAATAGGAGCACTTTGTGAAATATCAGTCAATACTGAGAGGCAGCGGCGGGATGGACCACGTCTGTAAATGGAGCTCATCGGAGAGCCCTAATGTGTCCATTTGCTGTGCTCTGAAGCATCCTCGTGGGGATTTGTTTCACGTGAGCCAAAAGGAACGACCGCACGCGAGGAGAGTTCCCCTCGTGCGGCGGATCCAAAGCGCCATCGCTTTGGGGCCAAAACGGACCAGGGGGTAAAAccgctgggggggggtcacaggaaGTGACTGAGGAGAAACAGCAGCACCGTCAAGCCCCAGAAGTGCAGCGAATCCTCACAATTGAGAAAACTTCGGCAGTTTCTCAAAACACCCTGAAAGCTTATTGGTGGGCTTGTGATGGATCCATCTCCCTGCCCCTAATGAATAATCTAATGAACTCCCCTCCCCTGCCTAACAGGCACGTCGTCACGCGCCGTTTTAATTCCCTTTCGTGTGGTCGTGACATCGCTCGACACACAACTCTCCCCGTGGTTATCCGAGGCCTCGCCGCACCACCCGATAGCGGCGCGCGGGTCACTCCGGTTGTCTCTGGCGAGGCCGTTACGTAAGCCCACAGCCGTCCCGACGGGGGCTGGATGTAATCACAGTGACAAGCGGAGAGAGGCtctcctcgctctccctcttatGCCCCGGAAAGTTGTAAAAGCACGGTTTATTCGTTCCAACCTGTGGCTTACCCGTTTGTACTCTCcgctgcttccttttttttaataccccTCCTGGTTTCTCATcgtcttattttgaaagtatcCATGCAGATTACAGCAGACGGTTTTGTGCCTCTTAAACAGGAGATCCGTCGGGCCTGCTTAGTAG
Encoded proteins:
- the tubgcp3 gene encoding gamma-tubulin complex component 3, with the translated sequence MAALDQKSPNVLLQSLCCRITGKSEAEVAHQFQYAVRVIGSNYAPSIERDEFLVSEKIKKEMLKQRREADAALFSELHRKLQTQSVLKHRWSVLYLLLSLSEDPRKPAGRVGNYGALFAQALPRDAHSTPFYCTRPQSLALGYAERSAGLSASVGTSGISSLGVYTLNGPTATPQSLLASQAPQPAAAAAAAVGLPLGSRLAWALPVSCSPSSALATRLPLGPPAPASRAARPRPDGEVSEAALVRDILYVFQGIDGKFIKMSAQENCYKTDSKVVLCKSLRDTSSRLAELGWLHNKVRKYTDARSLDRAFGLVGQSFCASLHQELKEYYRLLSVLHSQLQVEDEQGVAVCPESGLTLRRLLVWMYDPKVRLKTLAALVDFCQGRKGGELASAVHSYGKTGDPQMRALVQHILSLVSHPILNFLYRWIYDGELEDTYHEFFVASDPNVKTDRLWHDKYSLRKSMIPSFITMDQARKVLLIGKSINFLHQVCHDTTPPGKITPASTSADTPKDAAELLSDLEGAFQEKIDAAYFDTSKYLLDVLNRNYLLLEHLQAMRRYLLLGQGDFIRHLMDLLKPELVRPATTLYQHNLTGILETAVRATNAQYDHAEILKRLDVRLLEVSPGDTGWDVFSLDYHVDGPIATVFTRECMGHYLRVFNFLWRAKRMEYTLTDIWKGQMCNAKLLKTMPELSGVLHQCHILASEMVHFIHQMQYYITFEVLECSWDELWNRVQQAQDLDHIIAAHDMFLDSVISRCLLDNNSRSLLNQLRAIFDQIIEFQSAQDSLYRSALEELALRLQFEERKQQREEEGQWGVTAEQEAEEKKRIQEFQDTIPKMRSQLRILTHFYQSIVQQFLVLLMTSTDESLRFLSFRLDFNEHYRAREPRLRASLGTNRGRRPSNI